The following coding sequences lie in one Arachis hypogaea cultivar Tifrunner chromosome 4, arahy.Tifrunner.gnm2.J5K5, whole genome shotgun sequence genomic window:
- the LOC112796112 gene encoding coatomer subunit zeta-2, whose product MSAPYSEACPSVKNILLLDSDGKRVAVKYFSDDWPTNAAKEAFERVVFTKTQKTNARTEAEIAMFENYIVVYKFVQDLHFFVTGGDDENELILATVLTAFFDSVGTLLRGNVDKREALENLDLILLCIDEIVDGGIILETDPNVIAGKVASNSIDSAAPLSEQTLTQAFATAREHFTRSLLK is encoded by the exons ATGTCTGCTCCTTACTCT GAGGCCTGCCCTTCTGTGAAGAACATCCTTCTTCTGGATTCCGATGGGAAGCGTGTAGCGGTCAAATATTTCTCAGATGACTGGCCAACAAATGCTGCAAAGGAGGCTTTCGAGAGAGTTGTATTCACCAAGACTCAGAAGACCAATGCTCGCACTGAGG CTGAGATAGCAATGTTCGAGAATTACATTGTTGTTTACAAATTTGTTCAAGACCTTCACTTCTTTGTTACTGGAGGAGATGACGAAAACGAGCTTATCTTAGCCACAGTCCTTACAGCTTTTTTTGATTCCGTTGGCACTCTGCTCAG AGGCAATGTGGACAAGAGGGAAGCTCTTGAAAATTTGGATCTCATCCTATTGTGCATTGATGAAATTGTGGATGGCGG CATCATTCTTGAGACTGATCCAAATGTTATTGCTGGGAAAGTTGCAAGTAATAGTATAGATTCTGCTGCTCCTCTGTCTGAACAG ACACTAACTCAAGCATTTGCCACAGCAAGGGAGCATTTTACAAGATCCCTACTTAAATGA
- the LOC114927615 gene encoding protein FAR1-RELATED SEQUENCE 8: MSINTNNDLNENTVRVCSPSNNDKSFSLTTIDDGSPNSDQLLEVADEQNILVNGCGQLFEIDGSEHENGRDETTVIDGYGGESQGKGYPPPVVGMEFDTYDDAYNYYNSYAKEIGFAIRVKSSWTRRNSKEKRGAVLCCNCEGFKTLKEANSHRKETRTGCLAMIRLRSVESNRWRVDEVKLEHNHSFDPERAQNSKSHKRTDGGSKRKLEPTLDVEVRTIKLYRMPVGDASGYGSPNSNEGGTSTNLNFSRHLKLRKGDTELVSNYFCKCQLINPNFFYVMDLNDDGQLRNIFWIDSRSRAAYSYFGDVVAFDSTCLSNNYEIPLVSFVGVNHHGQSILLGCGLLADETFETYNWFFRAWLTCMSGRPPQTVVTNQCNKAMQSAIAEVFPRAHHRICLSQVMQSILGCLVQFQEYEAIQMALSRVIYETKTIDDFERAWDELTQHFGIRNHEKLQSLYGEREHWAPAYTKDTFFAGISDQEKGESVVPFFKGHVHQQTSLKEFFEIYELVMEQKRKTEAIDDFKSRDSSPSLRTRYYYELQLSKLYTNAMFRKVQEEIVMMSSCFGITESQTNGSTATYMVKERQGEELVQDAGHVEVTYDKTGAEVRCSCCCFNFKGYLCRHALSILDYNGVEEIPCQYVLPRWRKDFKRLYVPHLSSDNVDITNPVQCFDHLYKRAMQVVEEGMISQAHYMVSWQAFKESLNKIRLVSDKIE, encoded by the exons ATGTCCATCAACACCAACAACGACCTTAACGAGAATACGGTTAGGGTGTGTTCTCCTTCTAACAACGATAAATCCTTCTCCCTCACCACG ATAGATGATGGATCTCCAAACAGTGATCAGCTGCTTGAGGTTGCGGATGAGCAAAACATTCTTGTGAATGGCTGCGGTCAGTTATTTGAGATTGATGGAAGTGAACATGAGAATGGGAGGGATGAAACAACAGTGATTGATGGTTATGGTGGAGAATCTCAAGGGAAAGGCTATCCTCCGCCGGTTGTAGGTATGGAGTTTGATACTTATGATGATGCTTACAACTATTATAATAGCTATGCCAAGGAGATTGGATTTGCTATTCGGGTTAAGTCGTCATGGACCAGACGTAACAGCAAAGAGAAGCGCGGTGCTGTGTTGTGCTGCAACTGTGAGGGCTTCAAAACACTTAAGGAAGCAAATAGCCACaggaaagaaacaagaacaggTTGTCTGGCGATGATTAGGTTGCGATCAGTGGAATCTAACAGATGGAGGGTGGATGAAGTCAAGCTTGAGCACAACCATTCATTTGATCCTGAGAGAGCACAAAACTCGAAATCACATAAGAGGACAGACGGTGGGTCGAAAAGAAAACTTGAGCCAACTCTAGATGTTGAAGTACGAACAATCAAGCTATATCGAATGCCTGTTGGGGATGCATCAGGTTATGGAAGTCCAAATTCTAATGAAGGAGGAACTAGCACCAACCTTAATTTTTCTAGGCATTTGAAACTTAGGAAAGGTGATACAGAACTTGTTTCAAACTACTTCTGCAAATGTCAACTTATAAATCCCAATTTCTTCTATGTTATGGACTTGAATGATGATGGACAACTGCGGAACATTTTTTGGATTGATTCTAGATCTAGAGCTGCATATAGTTATTTTGGTGATGTGGTTGCATTTGACTCTACATGTTTGTCAAACAATTATGAGATTCCACTTGTTTCATTTGTCGGTGTTAATCACCATGGGCAGTCTATTTTACTTGGATGTGGTCTGCTTGCAGATGAGACATTTGAAACATATAATTGGTTTTTTAGGGCGTGGCTTACATGTATGTCCGGCCGTCCTCCTCAAACTGTTGTTACAAACCAGTGCAACAAGGCCATGCAAAGTGCAATAGCGGAGGTTTTCCCGAGAGCTCACCACAGAATTTGTCTATCACAAGTCATGCAGAGTATTCTCGGATGTTTGGTACAGTTTCAGGAATACGAGGCAATTCAGATGGCATTGTCTAGAGTGATATATGAAACTAAGACAATCGATGATTTTGAAAGGGCTTGGGATGAACTTACCCAGCATTTTGGAataagaaatcatgaaaagcttcAATCCTTGTATGGTGAACGTGAGCACTGGGCTCCTGCTTACACCAAGGACACGTTTTTTGCTGGAATTTCTGATCAAGAAAAAGGTGAGTCCGTGGTACCTTTTTTTAAGGGTCATGTGCATCAGCAAACTTCCTTGAAAGAATTTTTTGAGATTTATGAATTAGTTATGGAGCAAAAGAGAAAAACTGAAGCTATTGATGATTTCAAGTCGCGAGATTCTAGTCCTTCACTGAGAACAAGGTACTACTATGAGTTGCAACTGTCCAAATTGTACACAAATGCAATGTTCAGGAAGGTCCAGGAGGAGATTGTGATGATGTCCTCTTGTTTCGGCATCACAGAAAGTCAAACAAATGGATCTACAGCGACATACATGGTTAAAGAGCGCCAAGGCGAGGAACTTGTCCAAGATGCAGGGCATGTTGAAGTCACATATGATAAAACCGGAGCAGAAGTGCGCTGCAGTTGTTGTTGCTTTAACTTCAAAGGCTATTTGTGCAGACATGCCTTGTCTATCCTCGATTATAATGGCGTGGAGGAAATTCCTTGTCAATATGTTTTGCCGAGATGGAGGAAGGACTTTAAACGATTGTATGTACCTCACCTTAGCTCTGATAATGTTGATATCACCAACCCAGTTCAGTGTTTTGATCATTTGTACAAACGGGCGATGCAAGTTGTTGAAGAAGGGATGATATCCCAAGCTCATTATATGGTTTCTTGGCAGGCTTTTAAAGAGTCTTTGAATAAGATTCGCCTTGTATCAGATAAAATTGAGTAA
- the LOC140184027 gene encoding uncharacterized protein, producing MVLMDDKCDKIHCSVKNYLTKMFENDLIEGKVYVFSNFLIEKSSGIYLPTTHVYGESIVHIPSNILIKNSETALDDLIDFVYPNMLSNLSVENYFKDRAILAPTLDCVADVNNKITAGLPGQERVYLCSDSVCAEEGNMEFELDTFSSEIVNGINCSGLPPHKLVLKVGAPVMLLRNIDQTNGLCNRTRMQVRRMGNHVIECKTLTGNKAGSIVLNPRLNLIPNNETLPVRWSESAVARSWTLGK from the exons ATGGTTCTCATGGATGATAAG tGTGATAAAATCCATTGTTCAGTGAAAAATTATTTGACAAAGATGTTTGAGAATGATCTGATCGAGGGGAAAGTttatgtcttctcaaattttcTGATTGAGAAATCAAGCGGAATTTATCTTCCGACTACACATGTGT ATGGTGAATCGATCGTTCATATACCATCTAACATTTTGATTAAGAACTCTGAGACAGCTTTGGATGACCTTATTGATTTCGTGTATCCAAATATGTTATCCAATTTATCAGTTGAAAATTATTTCAAAGATAGAGCAATTCTTGCACCAACTTTGGATTGTGTCGCTGATGTCAACAATAAGATAACTGCAGGGTTACCTGGACAAGAAAGAGTCTACTTATGTTCAGACTCTGTGTGTGCTGAAGAGGGAAATATGGAATTTGAGTTAGATACTTTCTCGTCGGAGATTGTAAATGGAATAAATTGTTCAGGTTTACCACCACACAAGTTGGTTTTGAAGGTTGGCGCTCCTGTTATGTTGTTGCGGAATATAGACCAAACTAATGGTTTGTGCAATAGAACGAGGATGCAAGTTAGAAGAATGGGAAATCATGTGATAGAATGCAAGACTTTAACTGGTAACAAAGCTGGAAGTATTGTTCTTAACCCAAGACTGAATCTAATTCCAAATAATGAAACATTGCCGGTCAG ATGGTCTGAGAGTGCTGTTGCAAGATCATGGACACTTGGGAAATAA
- the LOC112794583 gene encoding protein FAR1-RELATED SEQUENCE 6 isoform X2: protein MEETAFCCEQLPEGECIEAQKEEDGSLVELDCRNGFSEGRKEFVTPAVGMEFESYDDAYNYYICYAKEVGFRVRVKNSWFKRNSREKYGAVLCCSSQGFKRIKDVNHMRKETRTGCPAMIRMRLMDSQRWRILEVTLEHNHMLGSKIHKSVKKMGTGTKKKSLLSSNAEVHTVKLYRALVIDAGGNSSAISNAREDRTLSEFCNRLNLKRGDTQAIYNYLCRMQLTNPNFFYLMDFNDEGHLRNAFWADSRSRAACGYFGDVIYFDNTYLSSKYEIPLVAFVGINHHGQSVLLGCGLLAGETIESYVWLFRAWITSLSGCSPQTIITDKCKVLQSAIAEVFPQSLHRFGLPLIMKKVPEKLGGLRNYDMIRKELIKAIYETLKMNEFESAWAFMVQRFGVGDHEWLCSLYEDRNCWAPVYVKDTFFAGMSATRPGESFTPFFDRFVHKQTPLKEFLDKYELALHKKHKEEALADIESRSSTPLLKTRCSFELQLSRMYTRQMFLKFQFEVEEMYSCFGTTQLHVDGPVIIFLVKERVLCEGNRREIRDFEVLYSRTAGEVRCICSCFNFYGYLCRHALCVLNFNGVEEIPSRYILSRWKKDYKRLHIPDHNTGVPDDIDHSQWSNQLFRSALQVVEEGTVSVDHYNVALHAIEESLNKVHDVEYRQI from the coding sequence ATGGAAGAGACCGCCTTTTGCTGTGAACAATTGCCAGAGGGTGAATGCATTGAGGCTCAGAAAGAAGAAGACGGTTCACTAGTTGAGTTGGATTGTCGAAATGGCTTTTCTGAAGGAAGAAAGGAGTTCGTCACACCTGCTGTCGGAATGGAGTTTGAGTCTTATGATGATGCTTACAATTATTACATCTGCTATGCCAAGGAAGTCGGATTTCGTGTAAGGGTGAAGAATTCATGGTTCAAGCGAAACAGCAGAGAAAAATATGGTGCGGTGCTTTGCTGTAGCAGTCAGGGTTTCAAAAGAATAAAGGATGTTAACCACATGAGGAAAGAAACAAGAACTGGTTGTCCTGCAATGATAAGGATGAGGTTAATGGACTCTCAGAGGTGGAGGATACTCGAGGTCACACTTGAACATAACCACATGTTAGGTTCTAAGATACACAAATCAGTTAAGAAGATGGGAACTGGAACCAAAAAGAAGTCATTGCTGAGTTCAAATGCTGAAGTGCACACGGTGAAGTTATACCGTGCACTTGTGATAGATGCAGGAGGTAATTCTAGTGCAATCTCAAATGCTAGAGAAGACAGAACTTTGTCGGAATTTTGTAATAGGTTGAACCTTAAAAGGGGTGACACACAAGCCATTTATAATTACCTGTGTCGTATGCAATTGACTAATCCTAACTTCTTTTACTTGATGGATTTCAATGATGAAGGGCATTTGAGGAATGCATTTTGGGCGGATTCTAGGTCCAGGGCTGCATGTGGTTATTTTGGTGATGTTATTTACTTTGACAACACTTATTTGTCAAGCAAATATGAAATCCCTCTCGTGGCTTTTGTTGGAATAAATCATCACGGGCAATCAGTATTACTTGGTTGTGGTCTACTTGCAGGTGAAACAATAGAATCTTATGTATGGTTGTTCAGAGCATGGATTACATCTCTGTCTGGTTGTTCTCCCCAAACTATTATCACCGATAAGTGCAAGGTTTTGCAAAGTGCCATTGCAGAAGTTTTTCCCCAATCTCTCCACCGTTTTGGTTTGCCATTAATCATGAAAAAAGTACCAGAAAAATTGGGAGGGTTGCGCAACTATGATATGATTAGGAAAGAACTGATTAAAGCAATTTATGAGACATTGAAAATGAATGAATTCGAATCAGCATGGGCATTCATGGTTCAACGTTTTGGAGTTGGTGATCATGAATGGCTTTGTTCTCTATATGAAGATCGGAATTGTTGGGCACCGGTATATGTGAAGGATACATTTTTTGCCGGAATGTCTGCAACACGACCTGGTGAAAGCTTTACTCCATTTTTTGATAGATTTGTGCACAAGCAGACTCCTTTAAAGGAGTTTCTTGATAAGTATGAACTAGCTCTCCACAAGAAGCACAAGGAAGAGGCTCTTGCAGACATAGAATCAAGAAGCTCAACCCCCTTGCTGAAAACTAGATGTTCTTTTGAATTGCAGCTCTCTAGAATGTACACTAGGCAAATGTTCTTGAAGTTCCAATTTGAGGTGGAAGAAATGTACTCTTGTTTCGGAACAACACAGTTACACGTGGATGGTCCGGTCATAATTTTCTTGGTCAAGGAGCGTGTCTTGTGCGAAGGAAATCGGCGCGAGATTAGGGACTTTGAAGTTCTGTACAGTAGGACAGCAGGCGAAGTTCGCTGCATCTGTAGTTGCTTTAATTTTTATGGATATTTATGCCGGCACGCATTGTGTGTGCTAAATTTCAATGGCGTGGAGGAGATACCTTCCAGATACATTCTTTCAAGGTGGAAGAAAGATTACAAGCGCCTTCATATTCCTGATCATAACACTGGTGTTCCTGATGATATTGACCATTCTCAATGGTCTAATCAGTTATTTAGAAGTGCCTTGCAAGTTGTTGAGGAAGGGACAGTTTCTGTGGACCATTACAATGTAGCTTTGCATGCTATTGAAGAATCACTAAATAAGGTTCATGATGTAGAATATAGGCAGATATAA
- the LOC112796111 gene encoding uncharacterized protein — protein sequence MQAMDKVTEEVEKVKKEWDETCRKTQEHITEIARYGRSASPNDQEQNSLPRLNAIAQDGLALLSSLIFKLDLLAPQLPTDSEVQSARDSLESWKTLIQTLRLNLRNANMQAKANMRKAAQEERALLLGGGEESTARRRNLQTKAGMTSAAESITESLRRTRQLMAQEVERSTSTLMTLDESTGVLRKAESEYKGHRSLLMRTRNLLSTMQRQDVLDRIIMAVGFLLFSLAVLYVVSKRIGLLTLQRKVTEAIKAGMAGKAELRPQDIVDKININHVRNMEAPIDQRIHDEL from the exons ATGCAGGCCATGGATAAGGTTACGGAAGAGGTGGAGAAGGTGAAGAAGGAATGGGACGAGACTTGCAGGAAGACGCAAGAGCACATCACCGAGATCGCACGGTACGGCCGATCTGCCAGTCCCAACGACCAAGAGCAGAACTCGCTTCCCAGATTGAACGCCATTGCTCAGGATGGTTTGGCTCTactttcttctttgatcttcaagctCGATCTCCTCGCTCCGCAGTTGCCAACTGATTCAGAGGTCCAATCTGCTCGCGATTCGCTTGAATCATGGAAAACCCTCATTCAAAC TTTGCGATTGAATCTGAGGAATGCAAATATGCAAGCAAAGGCTAATATGCGGAAAGCTGCTCAGGAGGAG AGAGCACTGCTTCTAGGTGGGGGAGAGGAGTCCACGGCTCGAAGACGCAACTTACA GACAAAAGCTGGAATGACATCTGCTGCAGAGAGCATCACTGAGAGCCTTCGTCGAACTCGTCAATTGATGGCTCAG GAAGTTGAAAGAAGCACAAGCACACTAATGACTCTTG ATGAATCAACTGGAGTATTGAGAAAGGCTGAAAGTGAATATAAAGGACACCGCTCGCTGTTGATGAGAACACGGAATTTGCTCTCCACAATGCAACGTCAAGATGTTTTGGACAG GATTATAATGGCGGTTGGCTTTTTATTATTCTCCCTTGCTGTTCTTTATGTTGTTTCCAAGCGGATCGGACTGCTCACGTTGCAGAGAAAGGTTACTGAAGCCATAAAGGCTGGTATGGCTGGGAAGGCGGAACTTAGACCACAAGATAttgttgataaaataaatattaatcatGTTCGTAATATGGAGGCTCCTATAGATCAAAGAATACACGATGAACTTTGA
- the LOC112794583 gene encoding protein FAR1-RELATED SEQUENCE 6 isoform X1 yields MMAEVGDHNSNTTTCAAVLNSMEETAFCCEQLPEGECIEAQKEEDGSLVELDCRNGFSEGRKEFVTPAVGMEFESYDDAYNYYICYAKEVGFRVRVKNSWFKRNSREKYGAVLCCSSQGFKRIKDVNHMRKETRTGCPAMIRMRLMDSQRWRILEVTLEHNHMLGSKIHKSVKKMGTGTKKKSLLSSNAEVHTVKLYRALVIDAGGNSSAISNAREDRTLSEFCNRLNLKRGDTQAIYNYLCRMQLTNPNFFYLMDFNDEGHLRNAFWADSRSRAACGYFGDVIYFDNTYLSSKYEIPLVAFVGINHHGQSVLLGCGLLAGETIESYVWLFRAWITSLSGCSPQTIITDKCKVLQSAIAEVFPQSLHRFGLPLIMKKVPEKLGGLRNYDMIRKELIKAIYETLKMNEFESAWAFMVQRFGVGDHEWLCSLYEDRNCWAPVYVKDTFFAGMSATRPGESFTPFFDRFVHKQTPLKEFLDKYELALHKKHKEEALADIESRSSTPLLKTRCSFELQLSRMYTRQMFLKFQFEVEEMYSCFGTTQLHVDGPVIIFLVKERVLCEGNRREIRDFEVLYSRTAGEVRCICSCFNFYGYLCRHALCVLNFNGVEEIPSRYILSRWKKDYKRLHIPDHNTGVPDDIDHSQWSNQLFRSALQVVEEGTVSVDHYNVALHAIEESLNKVHDVEYRQI; encoded by the exons ATGATGGCAGAAGTCGGTGACCACAATAGCAACACCACCACATGTGCTGCAGTTCTCAACTCC ATGGAAGAGACCGCCTTTTGCTGTGAACAATTGCCAGAGGGTGAATGCATTGAGGCTCAGAAAGAAGAAGACGGTTCACTAGTTGAGTTGGATTGTCGAAATGGCTTTTCTGAAGGAAGAAAGGAGTTCGTCACACCTGCTGTCGGAATGGAGTTTGAGTCTTATGATGATGCTTACAATTATTACATCTGCTATGCCAAGGAAGTCGGATTTCGTGTAAGGGTGAAGAATTCATGGTTCAAGCGAAACAGCAGAGAAAAATATGGTGCGGTGCTTTGCTGTAGCAGTCAGGGTTTCAAAAGAATAAAGGATGTTAACCACATGAGGAAAGAAACAAGAACTGGTTGTCCTGCAATGATAAGGATGAGGTTAATGGACTCTCAGAGGTGGAGGATACTCGAGGTCACACTTGAACATAACCACATGTTAGGTTCTAAGATACACAAATCAGTTAAGAAGATGGGAACTGGAACCAAAAAGAAGTCATTGCTGAGTTCAAATGCTGAAGTGCACACGGTGAAGTTATACCGTGCACTTGTGATAGATGCAGGAGGTAATTCTAGTGCAATCTCAAATGCTAGAGAAGACAGAACTTTGTCGGAATTTTGTAATAGGTTGAACCTTAAAAGGGGTGACACACAAGCCATTTATAATTACCTGTGTCGTATGCAATTGACTAATCCTAACTTCTTTTACTTGATGGATTTCAATGATGAAGGGCATTTGAGGAATGCATTTTGGGCGGATTCTAGGTCCAGGGCTGCATGTGGTTATTTTGGTGATGTTATTTACTTTGACAACACTTATTTGTCAAGCAAATATGAAATCCCTCTCGTGGCTTTTGTTGGAATAAATCATCACGGGCAATCAGTATTACTTGGTTGTGGTCTACTTGCAGGTGAAACAATAGAATCTTATGTATGGTTGTTCAGAGCATGGATTACATCTCTGTCTGGTTGTTCTCCCCAAACTATTATCACCGATAAGTGCAAGGTTTTGCAAAGTGCCATTGCAGAAGTTTTTCCCCAATCTCTCCACCGTTTTGGTTTGCCATTAATCATGAAAAAAGTACCAGAAAAATTGGGAGGGTTGCGCAACTATGATATGATTAGGAAAGAACTGATTAAAGCAATTTATGAGACATTGAAAATGAATGAATTCGAATCAGCATGGGCATTCATGGTTCAACGTTTTGGAGTTGGTGATCATGAATGGCTTTGTTCTCTATATGAAGATCGGAATTGTTGGGCACCGGTATATGTGAAGGATACATTTTTTGCCGGAATGTCTGCAACACGACCTGGTGAAAGCTTTACTCCATTTTTTGATAGATTTGTGCACAAGCAGACTCCTTTAAAGGAGTTTCTTGATAAGTATGAACTAGCTCTCCACAAGAAGCACAAGGAAGAGGCTCTTGCAGACATAGAATCAAGAAGCTCAACCCCCTTGCTGAAAACTAGATGTTCTTTTGAATTGCAGCTCTCTAGAATGTACACTAGGCAAATGTTCTTGAAGTTCCAATTTGAGGTGGAAGAAATGTACTCTTGTTTCGGAACAACACAGTTACACGTGGATGGTCCGGTCATAATTTTCTTGGTCAAGGAGCGTGTCTTGTGCGAAGGAAATCGGCGCGAGATTAGGGACTTTGAAGTTCTGTACAGTAGGACAGCAGGCGAAGTTCGCTGCATCTGTAGTTGCTTTAATTTTTATGGATATTTATGCCGGCACGCATTGTGTGTGCTAAATTTCAATGGCGTGGAGGAGATACCTTCCAGATACATTCTTTCAAGGTGGAAGAAAGATTACAAGCGCCTTCATATTCCTGATCATAACACTGGTGTTCCTGATGATATTGACCATTCTCAATGGTCTAATCAGTTATTTAGAAGTGCCTTGCAAGTTGTTGAGGAAGGGACAGTTTCTGTGGACCATTACAATGTAGCTTTGCATGCTATTGAAGAATCACTAAATAAGGTTCATGATGTAGAATATAGGCAGATATAA